A DNA window from Helianthus annuus cultivar XRQ/B chromosome 15, HanXRQr2.0-SUNRISE, whole genome shotgun sequence contains the following coding sequences:
- the LOC110914510 gene encoding uncharacterized protein LOC110914510, translating into MGYEPSSEHKGTSYTADKGKPSGSGSAERLSFANVVKDKKETVKVNFRVMESSEEVDGADVVIPLSSVKQVTDRYANTLYGCFLGKRLAFPVVDFYAKNNWVKYGLSRLMMNAHGFFFFKFKTKEGMDQMLEDGPWMIRNVPIILKQWSASTKLEKEELKSILVWVKMHDVPLAAFTEDGLSLLASKIGVPKMLDSYTATMCTESWGRSSYARALIEVQAGADLKKSVNVAIPSLEGDGHSVAEVKIEYDWEPLRCSSCCVFGHEDSSCPKIPQVSSFGDTEKRNNDEFQVVGAKKKKATTQGLHIKNQKPKVVYRPVAKPKPISTVKNSNQVSTSNPFDSLKDDDGNQEGTTVGRVEKKEKQSSGRQESDEEEVIEGYNEISEFMTSGTHSFSSKAGASTSSTRFSNG; encoded by the coding sequence ATGGGGTATGAGCCATCTTCAGAACACAAAGGAACATCTTATACGGCTGATAAAGGGAAACCTTCAGGTTCGGGTTCTGCGGAAAGATTATCTTTTGCTAATGTAGTAAAGGATAAAAAAGAGACTGTGAAGGTGAATTTCAGGGTGATGGAATCAAGCGAGGAAGTTGATGGTGCCGATGTAGTGATTCCATTGTCTTCAGTTAAACAAGTTACTGACAGGTATGCGAATACTTTGTACGGGTGCTTTTTGGGTAAACGACTGGCTTTTCCCGTGGTGGATTTTTATGCGAAGAACAATTGGGTAAAATATGGGTTGTCAAGACTTATGATGAATGCACacgggttctttttctttaagttcaaAACTAAAGAAGGAATGGACCAAATGTTAGAGGATGGACCGTGGATGATACGAAATGTTCCAATAATTTTGAAACAGTGGTCTGCCTCTACCAAGTTGGAAAAAGAGGAACTGAAATCTATTCTAGTGtgggtcaagatgcatgatgtgcctTTAGCGGCATTTACTGAGGATGGGCTTAGTCTACTTGCATCGAAGATTGGGGTACCTAAAATGTTGGACTCGTATACTGCCACAATGTGTACGGAATCTTGGGGAAGAAGCAGCTATGCTAGGGCTCTCATTGAGGTACAGGCAGGGGCTGATTTAAAGAAGAGTGTTAATGTTGCAATCCCATCTTTGGAGGGTGATGGCCATTCAGTGGCGGAGGTTAAGATTGAGTATGATTGGGAGCCTCTAAGGTGCTCATCTTGCTGTGTTTTCGGGCATGAAGACAGCTCGTGTCCTAAGATCCCTCAGGTAAGTTCATTTGGGGATACTGAGAAGAGGAATAATGATGAATTTCAGGTCGTGGGTGCCAAAAAGAAGAAAGCTACTACTCAAGGGCTtcatataaaaaatcaaaaacctaaGGTAGTCTATCGTCCAGTTGCCAAACCTAAACCGATTTCGACTGTGAAAAATTCGAATCAGGTTTCAACGTCGAACCCTTTTGATAGTCTTAAAGATGACGATGGTAATCAAGAAGGTACCACGGTGGGTCGAGTGGAGAAGAAGGAGAAACAGTCGAGTGGCaggcaggaatcggatgaggaggaggtcATCGAAGGCTACAATGAAATTAGtgaatttatgacatcgggtactcattctttttcttcTAAAGCAGGGGCGAGCACCTCTTCTACCAGATTCTCTAATGGATAA
- the LOC118487561 gene encoding uncharacterized protein LOC118487561: MKASHANPSGVPNVNPNTAAKGLLNNQIGAQGSQNVRRESGKPPLSYADSIGVSSSRKVNFRSLASPVAHEGCDVVLPKESVRVVKDKLANTLYGYFLGDRVAYPVVDYFVRNNWKKFGLQKSMMNASGFFCFKFADETGMMNAMKEAPWIIRSQPLFLNVWSPSLKLEKKEVKTVQVWVKIHEVPLAAYTEDGLSMIATAIGNPMVLDTYTTSMCLDSWGRSSFARALVEISADNEFKEEIVIAVPDLEGDGFVKEKVYVEYEWSPHRCSFCKVFGHNDGACPRQIRQVTKAPATIQKAHQASNSKGPSKKPVVDKDGFMDVDARKTAKRTGFPVNKQKQKFEYRPVGLKTSGGANKSTPTPSFTSNNPFDVLNDSRNDHEAGGSGVGDDKDDSEDDEVQEVYNETAEFLVNDSRRPETKQGASTPFSAVNNESHVDVSRLSHVCRSVFRSWDWTSNGARCSKGTRIIIGWNPAVFDVMVLSQTDQVIHLQLFFKKDNKIAFCSVVYAANYYVTRRELWHHLSMHKIFVGNNPWFLMGDFNSALNLEDKSVGASSVILSMKEFQVCVDDIEMFDINRSGLHFTWSQKPKKGIGLLKKIDRVLGNTHFVSNFPNAVALFQPYRLSDHCPCVLKLPDAGILKPRSFKFANFLVFKPEFLEIVKRVWDTRVNGVHQFCVVKRLRLLKKPLRALLFKQGNLHKKVESLREKLDVIQSSIDKQPNIEILRVEEATLSAEYQEALLDEERFLKQKSKVDWLRAGDMNTAFFHSSLKSKNHRSRIDVIRDTGGVTYEGNHVYQAFVNHYEKFLGCRGDTSLNPAPDLFSKVLDPNIATHMCRQVTEDEVKKAMFSIGIDKAPGPDGFTAAFFKSAWPIVGNDVSRAIIDFFDTGNLLRELNHTLIVLVPKVPSPSVVTDFRPIACCNVIYKCISKIVAERVKVALNSIVSINQSAFVPGRKISDNILLTQELMHNYHRNAGPPRCAFKVDIQKAYDTVDWKFLKNILLGFGFSNKMVNWIMVCVSTASYSVCVNGNVHGYFKGNRGLRQGDPLSPYLFTLVMEVLTGILHHMIRIDSFFKFHNKCEKQQIINLCFADDLFLFFFG, from the exons ATGAAAGCGTCCCATGCAAACCCTAGTGGGGTCCCTAATGTAAACCCTAATACGGCTGCTAAGGGTTTGTTGAACAATCAGATTGGTGCGCAAGGAAGTCAGAATGTCCGAAGGGAATCAGGTAAGCCGCCATTATCTTATGCTGATTCTATTGGGGTATCTAGTTCCAGGAAGGTTAATTTTAGATCTCTTGCAAGTCCGGTTGCTCATGAGGGTTGTGATGTTGTTTTGCCGAAAGAATCTGTTAGAGTTGTCAAAGATAAACTTGCTAATACATTATATGGCTACTTCCTTGGTGATCGTGTTGCATACCCGGTAGTCGACTACTTCGTAAGGAATAATTGGAAGAAATTTGGCCTTCAAAAATCTATGATGAATGCGAGTGGTTTTTTCTGTTTTAAGTTTGCGGATGAAACTGGTATGATGAATGCTATGAAAGAAGCTCCTTGGATCATTCGGTCACAACCGCTTTTTCTAAATGTATGGTCCCCATCGTTGAAACTGGAAAAAAAGGAAGTTAAAACTGTGCAAGTTTGGGTTAAAATACACGAGGTACCTCTTGCTGCATATACGGAGGATGGATTAAGCATGATTGCAACGGCTATTGGTAATCCTATGGTTTTAGACACGTACACTACCTCAATGTGCTTAGACTCATGGGGTAGGAGTAGCTTTGCTAGAGCTTTGGTTGAGATCTCGGCTGACAATGAGTTCAAAGAGGAAATTGTGATTGCAGTTCCGGATTTGGAAGGGGATGGTTTTGTTAAGGAAAAGGTGTATGTGGAGTACGAATGGAGCCCTCATCGATGCTCCTTTTGCAAGGTTTTTGGGCATAACGATGGGGCTTGTCCGAGGCAAATCAGGCAGGTCACGAAGGCTCCGGCCACTATTCAAAAAGCTCATCAAGCCTCTAATTCCAAAGGCCCTTCGAAAAAACCAGTGGTGGATAAAGACGGGTTCATGGATGTGGATGCTAGGAAAACGGCTAAGAGAACGGGGTTCCCGGTTAACAAACAAAAACAGAAATTTGAATATCGTCCGGTTGGGTTAAAAACTAGTGGAGGGGCTAATAAATCAACCCCAACACCGAGCTTTACCTCAAACAATCCTTTTGACGTGTTAAATGATTCGAGGAATGACCATGAAGCTGGTGGAAGCGGAGTAGGGGATGATAAAGATGATTCGGAGGATGACGAGGTACAGGAAGTGTATAATGAGACGGCTGAATTTCTTGTCAACGACTCTAGGAGACCTGAAACTAaacaaggggcaagcactccttttTCGGCGGTTAACAATG AGTCGCATGTTGATGTTAGTAGACTGAGTCATGTGTGTAGATCTGTGTTTCGTTCCTGGGATTGGACGTCTAATGGGGCTCGCTGTAGCAAAGGTACAAGGATTATTATAGGCTGGAATCCAGCCGTTTTTGATGTTATGGTGTTGTCTCAGACCGATCAGGTTATTCATTTACAACTCTTTTTCAAGAAAGATAACAAAATAGCCTTTTGTTCGGTTGTTTACGCGGCTAATTATTATGTGACCCGAAGGGAGTTATGGCACCACTTGTCTATGCACAAAATTTTTGTTGGCAATAATCCATGGTTTCTAATGGGAGATTTTAACTCCGCTTTAAACCTAGAGGATAAATCGGTGGGGGCCTCATCTGTTATTCTTAGTATGAAAGAGTTCCAAGTGTGTGTGGATGATATTGAAATGTTTGATATTAATCGATCCGGTCTCCATTTTACATGGAGCCAGAAGCCAAAGAAGGGGATTGGTTTACTAAAAAAGATTGATAGAGTGCTTGGTAATACCCACTTCGTAAGTAACTTTCCGAATGCTGTTGCTCTTTTCCAGCCGTATCGTCTCTCGGATCACTGCCCCTGTGTTTTAAAGCTCCCAGATGCTGGTATTTTGAAACCTCGTTCGTTTAAATTTGCAAATTTTCTAGTCTTTAAACCTGAATTTTTAGAGATTGTGAAGAGGGTGTGGGATACTAGAGTTAATGGCGTGCACCAGTTCTGCGTTGTAAAACGTCTTCGGCTTCTGAAAAAACCTCTTCGTGCACTGTTATTTAAGCAAGGTAACTTGCATAAAAAAGTTGAAAGTCTCCGAGAGAAGCTTGATGTCATTCAGAGTTCTATTGATAAACAGCCAAATATTGAGATTCTTCGGGTTGAGGAAGCTACTTTAAGTGCTGAATACCAAGAAGCCTTATTGGATGAGGAGCGTTTTCTGAAACAGAAATCCAAAGTAGACTGGTTGAGAGCTGGGGATATGAACACGGCTTTTTTCCATTCATCGCTAAAAAGCAAAAATCATCGTAGCCGTATTGATGTTATTCGTGATACTGGGGGTGTTACCTATGAGGGCAATCATGTTTATCAAGCTTTTGTCAATCACTACGAGAAGTTTTTGGGATGCCGGGGCGATACGTCACTAAATCCGGCTCCGGATTTATTTTCGAAAGTCTTGGATCCGAATATTGCTACTCATATGTGTAGACAGGTGACTGAAGATGAGGTAAAGAAGGCTATGTTTTCTATTGGCATTGACAAGGCTCCTGGTCCAGACGGCTTTACGGCAGCTTTTTTCAAGAGTGCGTGGCCTATTGTTGGTAATGATGTCTCAAGGGCTATTATTGATTTTTTTGATACAGGAAATCTTCTCCGAGAGTTAAACCACACTCTTATTGTGCTAGTGCCAAAGGTTCCTTCTCCATCGGTTGTGACTGACTTCAGACCGATAGCTTGTTGTAATGTCATATATAAATGCATTAGCAAGATAGTTGCGGAAAGAGTAAAGGTGGCTTTGAATAGTATTGTCAGCATAAACCAATCTGCGTTTGTCCCAGGAAGGAAGATTTCTGACAATATTCTGTTAACCCAAGAATTGATGCACAATTATCATAGAAACGCTGGTCCCCCTAGATGTGCGTTTAAAGTAGATATCCAAAAGGCCTATGATACGGTTGATTGGAAGTTCCTTAAAAATATCTTGCTTGGTTTTGGGTTTAGCAACAAGATGGTCAATTGGATCATGGTGTGTGTCTCTACTGCTTCGTACTCTGTTTGTGTCAACGGTAATGTGCACGGGTATTTCAAAGGTAATCGGGGGCTTCGTCAGGGAGATCCGCTTTCCCCGTATTTATTTACTCTTGTTATGGAGGTTCTCACGGGCATTCTGCATCATATGATCAGGATCGActctttttttaaatttcataacAAATGTGAGAAGCAGCAAATAATCAACCTATGTTTTGCAGACGATTTgttcctttttttttttgggtaa
- the LOC110914512 gene encoding uncharacterized protein LOC110914512 — protein MASHIWSIVTKRDSLWVEWVHSYRLKGKNFWVCKATSNATWSWRKIIQMTHSIRKHVWSDVGNGRNTSAWFDLWSDLGPLGDFLSPRTITDADFRLDDTVFNIYSNGTWIWPLAWRNLFPVLIQMDHFHLNPTKSDRLLWKDGSDCQDFSSSAVWHSIRHREAEVDWSGIVWFAQCIPRHAFMMWLIMKRKLLTQDRILQWDLSRRKNMNMMCCLLCYENYDSHHHLFFECKFSDEVWNMIRGKVGMAAVRSRWVDIIEWLCARLRSKRVEVYVAKILVAAAAYTIWQERNARLFRNQLRPPEMVKDTILKTVRYKLMGAKLKNNARVRKLLGDWEIETETKDDGG, from the coding sequence ATGGCGTCTCATATTTGGAGTATTGTGACGAAGCGGGATTCCCTCTGGGTCGAGTGGGTTCATTCGTATCGGCTTAAAGGAAAGAATTTCTGGGTTTGTAAAGCAACATCAAATGCTACTTGGTCTTGGAGGAAGATCATTCAGATGACGCATAGTATTCGAAAACATGTTTGGTCCGATGTAGGTAATGGCCGCAACACTTCAGCTTGGTTTGATCTTTGGAGTGATTTAGGTCCTCTGGGTGATTTTCTGTCGCCAAGGACTATTACGGATGCTGATTTTCGGTTAGATGACACCGTTTTCAATATTTACTCTAACGGAACTTGGATTTGGCCGCTAGCGTGGAGGAATCTTTTCCCTGTTCTTATTCAGATGGATCACTTTCACTTAAATCCGACAAAATCTGACCGTTTGCTATGGAAAGATGGTAGTGACTGTCAGGATTTTTCATCGTCTGCAGTGTGGCACTCGATTCGGCATAGAGAAGCTGAGGTGGATTGGAGTGGTATTGTTTGGTTTGCGCAATGTATACCTAGGCACGCGTTTATGATGTGGCTGATTATGAAGAGAAAGCTTCTTACTCAAGACAGAATTCTGCAGTGGGATCTTTCAAGGCGAAaaaacatgaatatgatgtgctgTTTATTGTGCTATGAGAATTATGATTCTCATCATCATCTATTCTTTGAGTGTAAATTTTCAGATGAAGTTTGGAATATGATTCGAGGTAAAGTGGGGATGGCGGCCGTGAGGTCGAGATGGGTGGATATCATCGAATGGTTATGTGCTCGTCTTCGATCAAAGAGAGTTGAGGTTTATGTTGCAAAGATTCTAGTTGCGGCTGCTGCGTATACTATTTGGCAAGAGCGAAATGCTAGATTATTTAGAAACCAACTACGTCCACCCGAAATGGTAAAAGATACTATTCTAAAAACTGTGAGATACAAGTTGATGGGAGCTAAGCTAAAGAACAACGCTAGGGTGCGGAAGCTGCTTGGGGATTGGGAGATTGAAACCGAAACTAAAGATGATGGAGGCTAA
- the LOC110914511 gene encoding uncharacterized protein LOC110914511: MARYGFNVKSKVAEAINDGQWVWPEAWRSVYPILFQLPPLNLANTKDRVLWMNSDSKLVPFSSREEWESIRCRDQQTTWAKVVWSAFNIPKHAFVCWLIFKKKLWTQDRILRWNHTVTGSMNLMCCLLCYSGVENHEHLFFECPYSKLVWSKVRQKVRMDSVRETWEDITSKLVATANSRSVYAVASRLVVAASAYAIWRERNSKLFKNKLRPPEQVADGIIGTVRLKLTSFKYKQNVNVKRFLEEWMMDKEDFLDEE; encoded by the coding sequence ATGGCTCGCTATGGCTTTAATGTCAAATCCAAAGTGGCTGAGGCAATAAATGACGGCCAATGGGTTTGGCCGGAAGCTTGGAGAAGTGTGTACCCGATATTATTTCAGCTCCCTCCTCTCAACTTGGCGAATACAAAGGATAGAGTGTTATGGATGAATTCGGATAGCAAGCTGGTTCCGTTCTCATCTAGAGAGGAATGGGAGTCTATTCGATGTCGTGATCAGCAAACAACATGGGCGAAGGTTGTTTGGTCCGCTTTTAATATTCCAAAACATGCGTTCGTATGCTGGCTTATCTTCAAGAAGAAGCTATGGACTCAAGACAGGATTCTTCGTTGGAACCATACGGTCACAGGTTCGATGAATCTCATGTGTTGCTTATTATGTTATTCAGGGGTAGAGAACCATGAGCATCTGTTCTTTGAATGCCCTTACTCGAAGCTGGTGTGGAGCAAAGTGAGGCAAAAAGTCCGAATGGATTCGGTTCGAGAAACATGGGAGGACATCACATCAAAGCTTGTAGCTACAGCTAATTCGAGATCGGTTTATGCTGTGGCTAGCAGATTAGTGGTGGCAGCTTCAGCTTATGCTATTTGGAGGGAAAGAAACTCGAAACTTTTTAAAAACAAGTTGAGACCCCCGGAGCAAGTTGCGGATGGTATTATCGGCACTGTGAGATTAAAGTTAACCTCTTTCAAGTACAAGCAAAATGTTAATGTCAAGCGGTTTTTGGAGGAATGGATGATGGATAAGGAAGACTTCTTGGATGAAGAGTGA